In one Trichosurus vulpecula isolate mTriVul1 chromosome 8, mTriVul1.pri, whole genome shotgun sequence genomic region, the following are encoded:
- the LOC118829483 gene encoding olfactory receptor 6-like: protein MKDTNETFSVKEFVLLGFPSLSHLQALLFLVFCVIYVMTLIENLVIIIIVWANRQLHTPMYFFLANLSVLEALYTSVTIPKMLDNFLTEEKTISFAGCFTQLFFFLSLASSECFLLAAMAYDRYLAICLPLRYPVLMNPTLCLGLALSAWLSGFLASFVSIVLISQLSFCGPNVLNHFFCDISPLLKLSCSNTEAIETLDFVAALSVLMTSLFVTAFSYTCILATVIRIPSGTGRRKAFSTCASHLVVVTVFYTTTIFMYARPRAISTFDFNKLVSIIYSVVTPLINPIIYCLRNREVWEALAKLTRISRLSVAAHFSSSIRGKFI from the coding sequence atgaaaGATACTAATGAGACCTTCTCTGTGAAAGAATTTGTCTTACTGGGTTTCCCAAGCCTCAGTCACCTACAAGCCCTGCTGTTTCTGGTGTTCTGTGTCATCTATGTGATGACCCTTATAGAGAATCTGGTCATTATTATAATTGTCTGGGCCAACCGGCAACTCCACacccccatgtacttcttcctcgCTAATCTATCAGTACTAGAGGCTCTCTACACCTCAGTCACCATCCCCAAGATGTTGGACAACTTCCTGACTGAGGAGAAGACCATCTCCTTCGCTGGATGCTTCACAcaactctttttcttcctctcccttgccTCTTCTGAGTGCTTCCTGCTGGCAGCCATGGCCTATGACCGGTACTTGGCCATCTGCCTCCCTCTGCGCTACCCAGTACTCATGAACCCAACTCTCTGCCTGGGTCTGGCCCTAAGTGCCTGGCTTAGTGGCTTCCTGGCCTCTTTTGTGTCAATTGTTCTCATCTCCCAACTGAGCTTCTGTGGCCCCAATGTACTCAACCATTTCTTCTGTGACATCTCTCCACTGCTGAAGCTCTCATGCTCAAACACAGAAGCTATTGAGACTCTGGACTTTGTGGCAGCTCTGTCTGTACTCATGACTTCTCTATTTGTGACAGCATTCTCCTACACCTGCATCCTGGCTACTGTCATCAGGATCCCATCTGGGACAGGCCGCCGCAAGGCTTTCTCCACTTGTGCCTCCCACTTGGTTGTGGTCACTGTTTTTTACACTACCACTATATTTATGTATGCCCGGCCCCGGGCCATCAGCACCTTTGACTTTAACAAGCTGGTGTCTATAATCTACTCAGTGGTGACACCACTCATCAATCCTATCATATACTGCCTGAGGAACAGGGAAGTGTGGGAGGCCTTGGCCAAACTCACCAGGATCTCGAGACTCTCTGTGGCTGCTCACTTCAGCTCCTCCATAAGAGGGAAATTCATCTGA
- the LOC118829482 gene encoding olfactory receptor 287-like, which yields MEKKNLSNLEEFILLGFPGTQGLQISLFLLFFVMYVLTVMGNMAIITLVWTNQHLQTPMYFFLCNLSFLEIWFTTACVPKTLANFASQSKAISFISCATQMYFVFSLGCTEYFLLAVMAYDRYLAICYPLRYSTIMTYVVSARLALGSWVCGFSAIIVPTVLITHLSFCASNVINHFFCDIAPWIVLSCTDTRVVELVSFGIAFCVILGSCIITLVSYIYIISTIVKIPSAQGRSKAFSTCSSHLTVVLIWYGSTIFLHVRTSVESSLDLTKAVTVLNTIVTPVLNPFIYTLRNKDVKEAFWKTVGGRRSSPRLRENLFSTLAR from the coding sequence ATGGAAAAGAAGAACCTATCCAACTTGGAGGAATTTATTCTCCTGGGATTCCCAGGGACACAGGGTTTGCAGATATCCCTTTTCCTGTTGTTCTTTGTCATGTATGTGCTCACTGTAATGGGCAACATGGCCATCATCACGCTGGTATGGACCAATCAGCACCTTCAGACCCCTATGTACTTTTTCCTCTGTAATCTCTCCTTCCTGGAGATCTGGTTCACCACAGCCTGTGTCCCTAAGACCTTGGCTAATTTTGCATCTCAGAGTAAAGCCATCTCCTTCATCAGCTGTGCCACTCAAATGTACTTTGTCTTCTCCCTGGGGTGCACTGAATATTTTCTCCTGGCTGTGATGGCATACGACCGCTATCTGGCCATCTGCTATCCTCTAAGATACAGCACCATCATGACCTACGTTGTCTCAGCCCGTCTTGCCCTGGGTTCCTGGGTGTGTGGCTTCTCAGCCATCATTGTACCCACTGTCCTCATCACTCACCTCTCCTTTTGTGCCTCCAATGTCATCAATCACTTCTTCTGTGACATTGCCCCGTGGATTGTGTTATCCTGCACTGACACACGAGTGGTAGAATTGGTGTCTTTTGGGATTGCATTTTGTGTCATCTTGGGCTCTTGCATCATCACCTTGGTCTCCTACATCTATATCATCTCCACCATTGTGAAGATCCCCTCGGCCCAGGGGCGATCCAAGGCCTTTTCCACGTGTTCCTCCCACCTCACTGTGGTACTTATCTGGTATGGTTCGACCATTTTCTTGCACGTGAGAACCTCTGTTGAGAGCTCTCTGGACTTGACCAAGGCCGTTACAGTCTTGAACACCATCGTAACCCCTGTACTCAACCCCTTTATATACACTCTTAGGAACAAAGATGTGAAGGAAGCCTTTTGGAAAACAGTCGGTGGGAGGAGAAGCTCCCCTAGACTCAGGGAAAATCTTTTCAGCACTCTGGCCAGATAA